A DNA window from Methylobacterium sp. NMS14P contains the following coding sequences:
- a CDS encoding peptide chain release factor 3, with protein MLMQTKTEARPADPVARRRTFAIISHPDAGKTTLTEKLLLFGGAIQLAGEVKAKRNRVSTRSDWMGIEKERGISVVTSVMTFEYGDCVFNLLDTPGHEDFSEDTYRTLTAVDSAVMVIDAAKGIEARTRKLFEVCRLRDIPIVTFINKLDREARDPFELLDEIEKTLALDVAPVTWPIGTGRNFSGTYELGGNRVRRLDAAEDAGMVAVSGPDDPLFDELLTENGAADAWREEVELAEGGLKPFDLDAFREGHLTPVFFGSALRNFGVRDLIDGLAKVAPPPRGQDADKRLVEPTEPRMTGFVFKIQANMDPNHRDRIAFMRVCSGKLNRGMKARLVRTGKPISLSAPQFFFAQDRAIADEAYAGDVVGIPNHGTLRIGDTLTEGEDIVFRGVPSFAPEILRRIKLTDAMKAKKLREALQQMGEEGVVQVFVPQDGSQAIVGVVGALQLDVLKERLQAEYGLPVDYETSRFSVCRWVSSDSEAELDKFVDSHGSAMAKDLDGAPVFMATTAFSLRYEEERYPAVRFTDVKDYQKRAA; from the coding sequence ATGCTGATGCAGACCAAGACCGAGGCGAGGCCGGCCGATCCGGTGGCGCGGCGGCGCACCTTCGCGATCATCTCCCACCCGGACGCGGGCAAGACCACCCTCACCGAGAAGCTGCTGCTGTTCGGCGGCGCGATCCAGCTCGCCGGCGAGGTGAAGGCCAAGCGCAACCGGGTCTCGACCCGCTCCGACTGGATGGGCATCGAGAAGGAGCGCGGCATCTCGGTCGTCACCTCGGTGATGACCTTCGAGTACGGCGACTGCGTCTTCAACCTGCTCGACACGCCCGGCCACGAGGACTTCTCGGAGGACACCTACCGGACACTCACGGCGGTCGATTCGGCCGTGATGGTGATCGACGCGGCGAAAGGCATCGAGGCGCGCACGCGCAAGCTGTTCGAGGTCTGCCGCCTGCGCGACATCCCGATCGTCACCTTCATCAACAAGCTCGACCGCGAGGCCCGCGACCCGTTCGAACTCTTGGACGAGATCGAGAAGACGCTGGCCCTCGACGTCGCCCCGGTCACCTGGCCGATCGGCACCGGCCGCAACTTCTCCGGGACCTACGAGCTCGGCGGCAACCGCGTCCGCCGCCTCGACGCGGCCGAGGATGCCGGGATGGTCGCGGTGTCCGGCCCGGACGACCCGCTGTTCGACGAGCTGCTCACCGAGAACGGCGCCGCCGACGCGTGGCGCGAGGAGGTGGAACTCGCCGAGGGCGGGCTGAAGCCGTTCGACCTCGACGCGTTTCGCGAGGGCCATCTGACGCCGGTCTTCTTCGGCTCGGCCTTGCGGAATTTCGGCGTGCGCGACCTGATCGACGGTCTCGCCAAGGTGGCGCCGCCGCCGCGGGGCCAGGATGCCGACAAGCGGCTCGTCGAGCCGACCGAGCCGCGGATGACCGGCTTCGTGTTCAAGATCCAGGCGAACATGGACCCGAACCATCGGGACCGGATCGCCTTCATGCGGGTCTGCTCGGGCAAGCTCAACCGGGGCATGAAGGCCCGGCTGGTGCGCACCGGCAAGCCGATCTCGCTCTCGGCGCCGCAATTCTTCTTCGCCCAGGACCGGGCCATCGCCGACGAGGCCTATGCCGGCGACGTGGTCGGCATCCCGAACCACGGCACGCTGCGGATCGGCGACACGCTCACCGAGGGTGAGGACATCGTGTTCCGCGGCGTGCCGAGCTTCGCCCCCGAGATCCTGCGGCGGATCAAGCTGACCGACGCGATGAAGGCCAAGAAGCTGCGCGAGGCGCTCCAGCAGATGGGCGAGGAGGGCGTCGTCCAGGTGTTCGTCCCGCAGGACGGCAGCCAGGCGATCGTCGGCGTGGTCGGTGCGCTCCAGCTCGACGTGCTGAAGGAGCGCCTGCAGGCCGAGTACGGCCTGCCGGTGGATTACGAGACCTCGCGCTTCTCGGTCTGCCGCTGGGTGTCGTCCGACTCGGAGGCCGAGCTCGACAAGTTCGTCGACTCGCACGGCTCGGCAATGGCCAAGGACCTCGACGGCGCCCCGGTCTTCATGGCGACGACCGCGTTCTCGCTCCGCTACGAGGAGGAGCGCTACCCGGCCGTGCGCTTCACCGACGTGAAGGATTACCAGAAGCGGGCGGCGTGA
- a CDS encoding response regulator, protein MSESDTPPILIVDDQEKLLRLIVMLMTRIGFPDVEGVTNAPEALERMRQRRYALVISDLDMEPMDGLTLLREIRADDALMNTPFMLTESSFDFEDINLAHQAGADAFILKPFDMAVLKTKLKQVLNRKPRKREAPIASESSLSVEFPMLGKF, encoded by the coding sequence ATGTCCGAGAGCGATACGCCCCCGATTCTCATCGTCGACGATCAGGAGAAGCTTCTGCGGCTGATCGTGATGCTGATGACCCGCATCGGCTTCCCGGACGTCGAGGGCGTCACCAACGCGCCCGAGGCGCTGGAGCGGATGCGGCAGCGCCGCTACGCCCTGGTGATCTCGGATCTCGACATGGAGCCCATGGACGGGCTCACCCTGCTGCGGGAGATCCGCGCCGACGACGCGCTGATGAACACCCCCTTCATGCTCACCGAGTCGTCCTTCGACTTCGAGGACATCAACCTCGCCCACCAGGCGGGCGCGGACGCCTTCATCCTCAAGCCGTTCGACATGGCGGTGCTGAAGACCAAGCTGAAGCAGGTCCTCAACCGCAAGCCGCGCAAGCGCGAGGCGCCGATCGCGTCCGAATCGAGCCTGAGCGTCGAATTCCCGATGCTCGGGAAGTTCTGA
- a CDS encoding BLUF domain-containing protein — translation MRAKRTSLVHIIYFSRLNLSSDAAKRSEQIGEIGRIAQKKNEFAVITSFLVIEGNFACQVIEGERTSVHETFDRVSADSRHRDVQISEWREITKREFVHSFKSAQRTVGNDTLFAKANLLPMLQRGTPKASAIHGLCLSLQSDAMSRQGIDHLFI, via the coding sequence ATGCGGGCGAAACGGACAAGCCTCGTCCACATCATCTACTTCTCGCGCCTGAACCTGTCGTCGGACGCGGCGAAGCGGTCAGAGCAGATCGGCGAGATCGGTCGTATTGCTCAGAAGAAGAACGAGTTCGCGGTGATCACGAGCTTCCTGGTCATCGAGGGCAACTTCGCCTGCCAAGTCATCGAGGGGGAGCGCACGTCGGTGCACGAGACCTTCGATCGGGTGAGTGCCGACAGCCGCCACCGCGACGTCCAGATCAGCGAGTGGCGCGAGATCACCAAGCGCGAGTTCGTTCACTCGTTCAAGAGCGCGCAGCGCACCGTCGGGAACGACACCCTGTTCGCGAAGGCCAACCTGCTCCCGATGCTCCAGCGCGGAACGCCGAAGGCGTCCGCGATCCACGGGCTGTGCCTGTCGCTCCAATCCGACGCGATGTCCCGTCAGGGCATCGACCACCTCTTCATCTGA
- a CDS encoding flagellar hook protein FlgE — protein MDLFSALQTSVSGLQAQSYAISNISGNIANSQTTGYKRIDTSFVDLMAETTPKREVAGSVLAQSQLTNTIAGNVVSSSVPTNMSITGSGFFTVVQKTGDANNQPTFSGANIYTRRGDFSQDKDGYLVNGAGGYLTGTNLDPQTGQVTSTGPVNIGNLTLPAQPTKTIEYSANLPATPTVSASAQPANSIAGPSITGYTTTGAPITISMRWVQTSTAGTSPSSWQLYYNGSTTDTPSWTQTGPTFNFDSTGQLTSPASTAPVALTGVQIGDYSFASLNLDISGGLTQYADASGAVTTKKLNQDGNSAGTLMTVAVGEDGKINGTFSNGSVIPVATVGIAQFADPDGLKADGKGNYLQTADSGPPLTGLNGSTINGATIEQSNTDIASEFSKMIVTQQAYSANTRVMSTAQTMMSDLLNVIR, from the coding sequence ATGGATCTTTTCTCCGCCCTGCAGACCTCGGTCTCCGGACTCCAGGCGCAGTCCTACGCCATCAGCAACATCTCCGGGAACATCGCGAACTCGCAGACGACCGGCTACAAGCGCATCGACACCAGCTTCGTCGACCTGATGGCCGAAACGACGCCGAAGCGCGAGGTTGCGGGATCCGTGCTGGCCCAGTCGCAGCTGACCAACACGATCGCCGGCAACGTTGTGTCGTCCAGCGTTCCGACCAACATGTCGATCACCGGCAGCGGCTTCTTCACCGTAGTCCAGAAGACCGGCGATGCCAACAATCAACCGACGTTTAGCGGAGCCAATATTTACACGCGGCGCGGCGATTTTTCGCAGGATAAGGACGGATATCTTGTTAACGGTGCGGGCGGATACCTGACCGGGACTAATCTGGATCCCCAGACCGGTCAGGTCACGAGCACCGGTCCTGTCAATATCGGCAACCTGACGCTTCCTGCCCAACCTACCAAGACGATCGAGTATTCGGCCAACCTACCGGCGACGCCGACGGTAAGTGCGTCGGCTCAGCCGGCCAACAGCATCGCCGGTCCGTCCATCACCGGCTACACCACGACTGGCGCGCCAATCACGATCAGCATGCGCTGGGTCCAGACGTCGACCGCTGGGACGTCACCGTCATCGTGGCAATTGTACTACAACGGTAGCACCACGGACACGCCGTCTTGGACCCAAACCGGGCCAACCTTCAATTTCGACTCAACGGGTCAATTGACCAGTCCTGCCTCTACCGCACCTGTGGCGCTAACAGGTGTTCAGATCGGTGACTATAGTTTCGCGAGCCTCAATCTAGATATCAGTGGCGGCTTAACACAGTACGCCGATGCCAGCGGCGCCGTGACCACGAAGAAGCTCAATCAGGACGGCAACAGCGCCGGGACGCTGATGACTGTCGCGGTCGGCGAGGATGGGAAGATCAACGGGACTTTCTCAAACGGGTCCGTGATCCCCGTCGCCACTGTCGGGATCGCGCAATTCGCCGATCCCGACGGCCTCAAGGCCGATGGGAAGGGCAATTACCTCCAGACCGCCGATTCCGGGCCGCCGCTGACCGGCCTCAACGGCAGCACGATCAACGGGGCCACCATCGAGCAGTCGAATACGGACATTGCCAGCGAATTCTCTAAGATGATCGTAACCCAGCAGGCATACTCTGCGAACACTCGGGTCATGTCGACGGCCCAGACGATGATGTCCGATCTGCTGAATGTGATTCGCTGA
- the flgK gene encoding flagellar hook-associated protein FlgK: MSLNAISTATAGLAATQAAINIVSQNVANAGTAGYVKRTVSTVASGINNSGVAVGTITRSFDAAALGQLRLETSGAAYTGTKAGIATQLDALYGVPGSSTSLDGTLNTFTESLQELAANPTSAAARTTVLGNASALASLINSSANTVQNLRTGVESQLGSDTSAASTLLANIATLNGKIQNNTDSTALTALQDQRDQAINSLSSYMDVQTSEQRDGTVSVITRSGVTLVDHGNAATLRFDGRGALDANSAYSTDPTKRTVGTITATLPGGGKIDLGAPGALRSGSLAAGIELRDQTLPQAQRQLDDLAAGLSSALSDKTVTGTSDGTQTAIDLAGMQPGNTLTFPVTVNGAVRNVILVASNNDAASIPANLTKDSTALVQTFKIPSAGSDYAGAINAALGNLGLSTTVTASGTGAAVTIGPAAGNTNKVTSASANITAMSSVTDLSTGNPSLALFVDGTPNKLYTGSVDQGSQLTGFAQRITVNGALAGNTAALTATSATDTSASGARAQKLFSALTANQQTFSSSSGIGGVSAPYNATVIGFAQDIVSTQGANASNASALDATQQTALSTAQSRFSAGAGVNIDQEMSNLIALQTAYGANARVLTAARDMLTQLLQI, from the coding sequence ATGTCGCTGAACGCGATTTCAACCGCGACCGCGGGTCTGGCCGCGACGCAGGCGGCCATCAACATCGTCTCGCAGAATGTCGCGAACGCTGGGACCGCCGGTTACGTCAAGCGCACAGTCTCGACGGTAGCCAGTGGGATCAACAATTCCGGCGTCGCCGTCGGGACCATCACCCGCAGCTTCGATGCGGCGGCTCTGGGTCAGTTGCGACTCGAGACCTCGGGGGCAGCCTATACCGGCACCAAGGCTGGGATCGCCACACAGCTCGACGCCCTCTATGGCGTTCCCGGCAGCTCGACCTCGCTGGACGGCACGCTGAACACCTTCACCGAGTCGCTCCAGGAGCTTGCCGCCAACCCGACTTCCGCGGCCGCCCGGACCACCGTGTTGGGCAACGCCTCGGCGCTGGCGAGCCTGATCAACAGTTCCGCCAACACGGTGCAAAATCTTCGTACCGGCGTCGAGTCGCAGCTCGGAAGCGATACGAGCGCCGCCAGCACGCTGCTGGCCAACATCGCCACACTGAACGGCAAGATCCAGAACAACACTGACAGCACGGCGCTGACCGCCTTGCAGGACCAGCGGGACCAGGCGATCAACAGCCTGTCGAGCTATATGGACGTGCAGACATCCGAACAGCGGGATGGAACGGTTTCGGTGATCACCCGGTCGGGCGTCACCCTCGTGGATCATGGGAACGCCGCGACCCTCAGGTTCGACGGGCGGGGTGCCCTCGACGCCAATTCCGCTTACTCCACCGACCCGACGAAGCGTACGGTTGGCACAATCACAGCCACCCTGCCGGGCGGTGGCAAGATCGACCTCGGCGCTCCCGGCGCGCTGCGCTCAGGCAGCCTGGCGGCCGGAATCGAGCTGCGCGACCAGACGCTGCCGCAGGCGCAACGTCAGCTGGACGATCTCGCGGCCGGCCTCTCCAGCGCACTGAGCGACAAGACGGTTACAGGCACCTCCGACGGCACGCAGACGGCCATCGATCTGGCCGGCATGCAGCCGGGCAACACCTTGACCTTCCCCGTGACCGTGAACGGTGCGGTTCGCAACGTCATCCTGGTCGCGTCGAACAACGATGCCGCCTCGATCCCCGCGAATCTGACGAAGGATTCGACGGCCCTCGTCCAGACGTTCAAGATTCCCAGCGCGGGATCGGACTATGCCGGTGCGATCAACGCTGCGCTTGGCAATCTCGGTCTCTCGACGACGGTGACAGCTTCGGGCACCGGAGCCGCCGTGACGATCGGGCCGGCGGCCGGCAACACCAATAAGGTGACGTCGGCCAGTGCCAACATCACGGCTATGTCGTCCGTGACCGACCTGTCGACGGGCAACCCGTCGCTCGCCCTGTTCGTCGACGGCACACCCAACAAACTCTACACCGGCTCGGTCGATCAAGGTTCGCAGCTCACCGGCTTCGCCCAGCGCATCACGGTCAACGGCGCCCTGGCGGGCAACACGGCCGCGCTGACGGCGACCAGCGCCACGGACACGAGCGCGTCCGGCGCCCGCGCCCAGAAGCTGTTCTCGGCGCTCACCGCGAACCAGCAGACCTTCTCGTCGTCGAGCGGCATCGGCGGCGTCTCGGCGCCCTACAACGCGACCGTGATCGGCTTCGCGCAGGACATCGTCTCCACGCAGGGCGCCAACGCGTCGAACGCGTCGGCGCTCGACGCCACCCAGCAGACGGCGCTCTCCACCGCGCAGAGCCGGTTCTCCGCCGGCGCAGGCGTCAATATCGACCAGGAGATGTCGAACCTGATCGCCCTGCAGACCGCGTACGGCGCCAACGCCCGGGTGCTCACCGCGGCCCGCGACATGCTCACCCAGCTGCTGCAGATCTGA
- a CDS encoding flagellin, translating to MTTITPFAAGSYLTTRNASQLQTLKSQLNDLTNQLSSGQVSQTYGGLGSGRSTALSAQATLSALTGYAAGITAAQTRTNLAVTSLTQVATLGTSTGTMLQNGLQSVAANSVSGRSTALANLQTALDTLNESAAGNYLFGGSNTTTQPVVDSSKILNGTTDASGNKLDGLSTLISQRVAAELGAGGNGRLTQTPASPTTTVQVTEEANDATRGKFGFTLAGTPTTTGSAIGATYTPGTATSPASFSLSMTTQPSAGDTVSFALKMADGTSTTITLTAAASADPKSITSFAIGSTPAQTMANLSTTLSNALTGAASSTLAVNATAATASNFFSGAANGGPAGAGVMPQRIVYDGSKNPVGYTAATPQNTVLWYQGENSYDPATGKPTPAIDTQSVQVSATGSVGTGARANDPTVQNVLAGLATMAFGLPTTNDSNTYNTYQTVATKAGGLLTSVNQTPSVQDTITQLTVASTRLSNASTTNKATQNTVQNTLDGIEQISPEEVITKLLDVQNRLQASYQVTATLSKLSLVNYIG from the coding sequence ATGACGACGATCACGCCCTTCGCGGCCGGCTCGTACCTGACGACCCGCAACGCCTCGCAGCTCCAGACGCTGAAGAGCCAGCTCAACGACCTGACCAACCAGCTCTCCAGCGGTCAGGTCTCGCAGACCTACGGGGGCCTCGGTTCCGGCCGGTCGACGGCCCTGTCCGCCCAGGCCACCCTGAGCGCGCTCACCGGCTACGCCGCCGGCATCACCGCCGCGCAGACCCGGACCAACCTCGCGGTCACGAGCCTGACGCAGGTGGCGACGCTCGGCACATCCACCGGGACGATGCTCCAGAACGGTTTGCAGAGCGTGGCGGCCAACTCGGTCTCCGGCCGGTCGACGGCGCTGGCCAACCTGCAGACGGCGCTCGACACGCTCAACGAATCGGCGGCGGGCAACTACCTGTTCGGCGGCAGCAACACCACGACCCAGCCGGTGGTCGATTCGAGCAAGATCCTCAACGGCACGACCGACGCGAGCGGCAACAAGCTCGACGGGCTCTCGACCCTGATCTCGCAGCGGGTCGCCGCCGAGCTGGGCGCGGGGGGCAACGGTCGCCTGACGCAGACGCCGGCCAGTCCGACCACGACCGTGCAGGTCACCGAGGAGGCGAACGACGCGACGCGCGGGAAGTTCGGCTTCACCCTGGCGGGCACGCCCACGACGACCGGTTCGGCGATCGGCGCGACTTACACGCCGGGCACGGCCACCAGCCCGGCCAGCTTCAGCCTCAGCATGACGACGCAGCCGAGTGCCGGCGACACCGTGTCGTTCGCGCTGAAGATGGCGGACGGGACCTCGACGACGATCACGCTCACGGCGGCGGCGAGCGCGGACCCGAAATCGATCACCAGCTTCGCCATCGGCTCGACGCCCGCCCAGACGATGGCGAACCTGTCGACGACGCTGAGCAACGCACTCACCGGCGCGGCCAGCAGCACGCTGGCGGTGAACGCCACCGCGGCGACCGCGTCGAACTTCTTCTCGGGCGCGGCGAACGGCGGTCCGGCGGGGGCCGGCGTGATGCCGCAGCGCATCGTGTACGACGGGAGCAAGAACCCGGTGGGCTACACGGCGGCCACGCCCCAGAACACGGTGCTGTGGTACCAGGGCGAGAACAGCTACGATCCCGCCACAGGGAAGCCGACGCCGGCCATCGACACGCAGTCGGTCCAGGTGAGCGCGACCGGGAGCGTCGGAACCGGCGCCCGCGCCAACGATCCGACGGTCCAGAACGTGCTCGCCGGCCTCGCGACCATGGCCTTCGGCCTGCCGACCACCAACGATTCGAACACCTACAACACCTACCAGACGGTGGCGACGAAGGCCGGCGGCCTGCTCACCTCCGTCAACCAGACCCCCAGCGTGCAGGACACCATCACGCAGCTGACCGTCGCGTCGACGCGGCTCTCGAACGCCAGCACGACCAACAAGGCCACCCAGAACACGGTCCAGAACACCCTCGACGGGATCGAGCAGATCTCCCCCGAGGAGGTCATCACCAAGCTGCTCGACGTGCAGAACCGGCTCCAGGCCAGCTATCAGGTGACCGCGACGCTCTCGAAGCTCTCGCTCGTCAACTACATCGGCTGA
- a CDS encoding porin, producing MRGRLRSCAALAAILTCAGPAAALDLRDLPVIPGPAPCPSKGQGFVRLPGSDSCIRVSGRVVAGVDLGAGRGAAAAPAVAGRIAVDNRADTDLGEVRTYVRIGAGRRQGGP from the coding sequence ATGCGCGGCCGCCTCCGGAGCTGCGCCGCCCTCGCGGCGATCCTGACCTGCGCGGGACCGGCCGCCGCCCTCGACCTGCGGGATCTGCCGGTGATCCCCGGCCCGGCGCCGTGCCCGTCCAAGGGCCAGGGCTTCGTGCGCCTGCCGGGAAGCGACAGCTGCATCCGCGTCTCGGGCCGCGTCGTCGCGGGGGTGGATCTCGGAGCGGGCCGCGGCGCCGCGGCGGCGCCGGCCGTCGCCGGGCGAATCGCGGTCGACAACCGCGCCGACACCGATCTCGGCGAGGTGCGGACCTACGTCAGGATCGGCGCCGGCCGCCGTCAGGGCGGGCCCTAG
- a CDS encoding rod-binding protein encodes MLQLASLAASAAASVGTSVAGSAVDGIIKTANKAKALKTATEFESMFLENSLERLTQSEGTDGPLGENGTGGGVYRSMLTKEYAKQIVKSGGVGIAESVFREIMKMQGAASDGAINAKG; translated from the coding sequence ATGCTGCAACTCGCCAGTCTCGCGGCCAGCGCCGCCGCCAGCGTCGGAACCTCGGTGGCCGGGAGCGCCGTCGACGGGATCATCAAGACCGCCAACAAGGCCAAGGCCCTCAAGACGGCGACCGAGTTCGAATCGATGTTCCTGGAGAACAGCCTCGAGCGGCTGACCCAGTCAGAGGGCACCGACGGACCGCTGGGCGAGAACGGGACCGGCGGCGGCGTCTACCGCTCGATGCTGACCAAGGAATACGCGAAGCAGATCGTGAAGAGCGGCGGCGTCGGCATCGCCGAATCGGTTTTCCGTGAGATCATGAAGATGCAGGGTGCGGCGAGCGATGGAGCGATCAATGCAAAGGGCTGA
- a CDS encoding flagellar basal body P-ring protein FlgI: MRPRHAFSPLRSLLAALTGALLLAALSVPALALSRVKDLASIEGVRQNQLVGYGIVVGLNGTGDTLNNIPFTKQSLQAMLERLGVNTRGATMRTQNLAAVMVTASLPPFAAQGTRIDVTVSSLGDAKSLQGGTLLVTPLLGADGEVYALAQGSVAIAGFSAEGDAAKITRGVPTNGRISNGANIEREIAFKLNDARALRLSLRNPDFTTSKRIAAAINDFMGADTAEPTDPATVTIQIPARYNGNMIRLITEVEQLKVEPDQTARVVVDERSGIIVMGRDVRVSTVAIAQGNLTVTITEQPQVSQPAPFSDGRTVVVPRTGVKVDTGDGNKLALVKEGVSLRELVDGLNALGVGPRDLISILQAIKAAGALQADIELM; encoded by the coding sequence ATGCGCCCGCGTCACGCGTTCAGTCCTCTCCGGTCTCTCCTGGCGGCCCTCACGGGCGCCCTCCTGCTCGCCGCCCTGTCCGTGCCGGCGCTCGCCCTGTCGCGGGTCAAGGACCTCGCCTCCATCGAGGGTGTCCGCCAGAACCAGCTCGTCGGCTACGGCATCGTGGTCGGCCTCAACGGCACCGGCGACACGCTGAACAACATCCCGTTCACCAAGCAGTCCCTCCAGGCCATGCTGGAGCGCCTCGGCGTCAACACCCGCGGCGCCACGATGCGCACGCAGAACCTCGCCGCCGTGATGGTGACCGCGAGCCTGCCGCCCTTCGCCGCGCAGGGCACCCGGATCGACGTGACGGTCTCGTCGCTGGGCGACGCCAAATCGCTCCAGGGCGGCACCCTGCTGGTGACGCCGCTGCTGGGCGCCGACGGTGAGGTCTACGCCCTGGCGCAGGGTTCGGTGGCGATCGCGGGCTTCTCGGCCGAGGGCGACGCCGCCAAGATCACCCGGGGCGTGCCCACCAACGGCCGGATCTCCAACGGGGCCAACATCGAGCGCGAGATCGCCTTCAAGCTGAACGACGCCCGCGCGCTCCGGCTGTCGCTGCGCAACCCGGACTTTACCACCTCGAAGCGGATCGCCGCCGCGATCAACGACTTCATGGGCGCCGACACCGCCGAGCCCACCGACCCGGCCACCGTCACGATCCAGATCCCGGCCCGCTACAACGGCAACATGATCCGCCTCATCACCGAGGTGGAGCAGCTCAAGGTGGAGCCCGACCAGACCGCCCGGGTGGTGGTCGACGAGCGCTCCGGCATCATCGTCATGGGCCGGGACGTGCGCGTGTCGACGGTGGCGATCGCGCAGGGCAACCTCACGGTCACCATCACCGAGCAGCCGCAGGTCAGCCAGCCGGCGCCGTTCTCCGACGGGCGCACCGTCGTGGTGCCGCGGACGGGGGTGAAGGTCGATACCGGGGACGGCAACAAGCTCGCCCTGGTGAAGGAGGGCGTCAGCCTGCGCGAGCTGGTCGACGGCCTCAACGCGCTGGGGGTCGGCCCGCGGGACCTCATCTCGATCCTCCAGGCGATCAAGGCCGCGGGCGCGCTCCAGGCCGATATCGAGCTGATGTGA
- a CDS encoding flagellar assembly protein FliX, which yields MRVETRQPIQSAGGVASARKPEGGAAFSLGAAPSSPTSAGAPAAAATLAGLDAVLLLQAEADTPQERRRRSAQRGQDLLDGLDRLKAALLGGRVAPQDLRAIAGRLNERAGLSGDPRLDGLMAEIELRAAVELAKLEMARGV from the coding sequence ATGCGTGTCGAGACCCGCCAGCCGATCCAGAGCGCCGGCGGAGTCGCGTCCGCCCGGAAGCCCGAGGGCGGCGCAGCCTTCAGCCTCGGCGCGGCCCCGTCGTCGCCGACGTCGGCCGGCGCGCCGGCCGCCGCCGCGACGCTCGCCGGGCTCGACGCGGTCCTGCTTCTCCAGGCCGAGGCCGACACGCCCCAGGAGCGGCGCCGGCGCTCCGCCCAGCGCGGCCAGGACCTTCTCGACGGTCTCGACCGGCTGAAGGCGGCGCTGCTCGGCGGCCGCGTCGCCCCGCAGGATCTGCGCGCCATCGCCGGCCGCCTGAACGAGCGTGCCGGCCTCTCGGGGGATCCGCGGCTCGACGGTCTCATGGCCGAGATCGAGCTGCGGGCCGCGGTGGAGCTGGCCAAGCTGGAGATGGCCCGGGGCGTCTGA